From the Terriglobales bacterium genome, the window GTTACGGCAGCCGCGGCGCTGGAGGCGTGATTCCGCCGAACGCGACGCTCATCTTCGACGTCGAACTGCTCGGCACGGGAAAATAGCGAAGTTTCGCTACAGTGATGAAGCCGCCCCCGATGGGCGGCTTTTTCTCTGACCCACTTACCACTAGCCACTTTGCTTATGCCGCGGCCACCTTCTTCGTGATTGCTTCAACCTGCTTAACGTGGTTCAGGTCGTGGCCGGCCATGGTTTCGATGATCTCGCCGAAGCTTCCCTCGCCCCGTTCGGGATGAGTGTTCTTCTTCGACAGCGCCGCCTTGCCGGCCTGCTGGATCAACTGCAGGTTCCAGTTGCGCACCGCCGAAAATACTGCCAGGGCGGCGTGCGCATCGTAACCGGCATACACCCGCGCCCACTTGTCCTGGTCGAACGGCTGGATGACATGATGGTCTTCCGCCAGCGTCTGCCGCAGCCGGAACGCAAACACCAGCTCGCAATCCGCCAGGTGACAGAAAATCTCGCGCGCGCTCCATTTTCCAGGCGCCGGGGAAATATCGATCCGCTCCCGCCCCAGCAAGTTGGCCAGCGCCTCCAGCCGCGTTGGTGTTCCCGTGATCACCTCGACTGCTTCCTTGTCTGCTAAGAACGAAGCGTACGGATTCATGGTCGGTTCTCCTCTAATTCTCAACCGTTACTGAAGGGATTGGATAATCCGGCAGCGCTCCGGGCTTCAAAACAGGGCCACCGACTCGATACATTTTACAAACGATCAGCGGCATCGCGAGTCGCGGCTTTGCCGCCAGTATATCGGGAGCGGGCCACAAGAAAAGCAAGCTCGCGCAAGGTCCCCCTCACGCGAGCTGCGCAATCGGAAAAAGCGAAGCGTCAGTGCCTGTCATGATCGCGGTCGCGGTCGCGATCGCGATCGTCATCAGGATGGTTGTGACGCCAGTTCCAGTACTCCTGCTGCTCTTTGCGTTTCAGCTTGGAGTAGGCACGGTAGGGCCGGTGATTTTCGTTGAAGTAGTTGCGGTACGCCCGGTCCTCCCGCGCGTCCCAGTTGTGGTAATCGCGATGCTCGCGGTCGTAGTAGCGCTGGCCCTTGTGTTTGTCGTCGTCGCGCCGTTCACGGCGCTCGTCATCCCGGTCCTGCGGCCTCGCAATGGCAACTGGCGCGGTAAGAGAAAACAGCAGGCAGATGGAACCCAGATACAGAAGCTTCCGACGCATCAATCCCTCCTCCACGCCGCCTAGAAGGCGAGTTCGACACCCGAAGTGTCTGCGGGCGTGTTCATGGTTGGATGTGGCCGGCGAGGGAATTTACTGCCCGCAGCTCGCGACGGCAGCGAATCAAAAGGACTTAGCCAGCATCCGACGGAAGCAGGTACTCACGCGTCAACGGCAGGCCGCTGTGACCACCCGCACACTTCGAAAGCAGCGTTTGATACACGTTCAGATGGCCTTTCTGGAAGCGGTGGGCGGCAGCGCACATGTAGATCCGCCACACTCGATAGGTGGTCTCATCGGTAATCCGGCGCGCTTCTTCGGCATGGTTCTCCAGGTTCCGTACCCAGTGGCGCAGCGTGAGCGCGTAGTGCTCCCGCAGACTCTCCACATCTCTAACCTCAAAGCCGCTGGTTTCCGCCGCCCGAAGAGTGTCATGGATGGGGAGCAGTTCGCCGTCGGGGAAGACATACCGGTCCGCGAATGAGGGGCCGATTCTCTGATAGGTGGCCGAGGTTGCAATCCCGTGGTTGAGGAATAGGCCGCCCGGCATCAACAATTCCGCGGCGCGGCGGAAATACTCCGGCAGAAGCGCCCGCCCGACATGCTCAAACATGCCGACGCTGGCAATCTTGTCGTATGGCTGCTCCGGCGCAACGTCGCGATAGTCGCAAACCTCCACCCGGCATCGGCTTTCAAGACCTGATTCGCGTATGCTTTGCCGCGCCCGCTCCGCTTGCGGCACGCTGATCGTGATGCCGACGCTGTGGACACCATAATGAGCGGCGGCGTGCATCACCAATCCGCCCCAACCGCAACCGATGTCAAGAAAACGGTCGCCGCGGCGCAGCCGCAGCTTCCTGCAGATCAGGTCCAATTTGCGCGTTTGCGCGGTATCCAGGTCTTCCTTCCCCTCCGCAAAATAGGCGCACGAGTACACCATGTGCCGGTCCAGCCATAAGGCGTAGAACTCAGGCGGATAATCGTAGTGATAGCCAATTGCCTGGCGGTCCCGATCCTTGGAGTGAATCGAACCGGACAAATTTGCCGGAGGACGCTTGGGCAGAGTGCTCGCGGGCAGCAACCGGAGCAGGTTAGTAAGCAGCCATTTCTTGTGTGCGCTGACCCGTTGCTGGATCAGGTAGTCGCGCAGTTCCATGGCTGATTCGACATCACCCTCAATGTCGAGGTCGCCATGGATATACGCCTCTCCCAGGCTGAGTTCGCTCGGCGCCAGCAACATCGCGCGCAGCGCTGCCGGATGATTGATCACGAGTGTGAAACGCGGCTGCTTGTCGCTGCCCCAGGTGCTGCCGTCCCACCAGCGCACCTGAAAGTTAGCGCTCTGACAATCCTGCAACAACATTTCCAGGAACCGAATGCCAAGCCGGGCCACCGGCATTTCGGGGAGGGTCTGTACGGATCGGCCCATATCGTTCCTCCGTCAGACGGCTTGCACCGCCAAAATTACCGTCACTTCTGAAGCATATAAGACCGCAGAGGCTCCCTTCGGAGGGTGGTATGAAAACGCAAGCCAATACTAACTAAGGGAGATGCTGACATTCCAGTATTCGGTTTCCTGCTGCGCCGGGGTCCAGAGAAACTTACGACGCCAGCGACTCAGGGTTGGTCACTGCGCCTCGCCAGAGTCGGCCGTTGCTCAGCCAAAATATTGTACAGAGAGATGCAGAGAGGGCTGGCCGAAGCCAGCCCTTTTTCTGCCCAGGAACCCCCAAACAGGCGGGCTAGAAACGCGTCGTCAGACCGAGGGTGACCATGCTGGCGTCCTTGTAGGTCGGGAATCCGAGCAGCGGCGTGGAATCGAGCCGCTGGGGAGCGCCGATATGCCACCCAGAGCCGGACCAGGTGTAGTTGTAGCGCTGAAAAGCGGCCTTGAAGATGAAACGTTCGCTGATGCGGTGCGTCAGGTACGTTTCGTAAACTTCGCCGCGGGTTTGGGTCTTGGGGGCGATGATGTCGTCCTCCGCATTGGCAAAGTTGAACCAATACTTGGACCCCTGGTTGAACTCGAAGCCGATTTTCGTTTTACCGTCGTTTTGCGGGAAGCTGTAACGCAGTCCCACGTAGAACATGTGCCCCTCTTTGTTGGTGGGAACATCAAAGGGATTGCTGCCCAGGCCGCCGAAGGGCGTAGTGGTGCCATTGGGGCGCAGGCTGTCCCAGTTGCCGCTCACAAACATATCCACTGGGCCGAACTTTTTTTGCGCGACAATCCCGAACAGGTTGATGCCGCCCAAGTTCGCCGATGGCGTGTAACGCATGATTACCGGCGCCCCGATTGCCTCACCCGTAACCGGGTTGTTCGGGAGGACGATCTCGCCGTTGAAACCGTCGGTCACATTCCAGGCATGTGCCGCCAGCACCTGGACAAAAGCGCTGTCGCTTTCATACAGGTCGCTCATGACGCCCATGAGGTGAACGCTCTTGAGGCGGTCGGCCGGCGTTTTGAGCAGGTTCCCATTGCCGAAACCGGAGGAATAGCCAACGCCATAGCACGCCCGGAGCGTAGTTTTCGGGGTGAGATGGTAGCCCAATGTCATGCCGTCGTATTGATAGTCGAACAAGGCGCCGGCAGGGGTTCCGCCGCGTGGTTCGTCTTGCCGGAAATTAAGCGGCGGGCCCCCGGTGGAGGGGCGGCGCCCGATCGAGAAATACAGGTTGGAACCGCCGATATTGGTCCAGTTGAAGTACGCACGCTCGACCCGAACCATGTCGCCGGAAGGCAC encodes:
- a CDS encoding DinB family protein; the protein is MNPYASFLADKEAVEVITGTPTRLEALANLLGRERIDISPAPGKWSAREIFCHLADCELVFAFRLRQTLAEDHHVIQPFDQDKWARVYAGYDAHAALAVFSAVRNWNLQLIQQAGKAALSKKNTHPERGEGSFGEIIETMAGHDLNHVKQVEAITKKVAAA
- a CDS encoding cyclopropane-fatty-acyl-phospholipid synthase family protein, which translates into the protein MGRSVQTLPEMPVARLGIRFLEMLLQDCQSANFQVRWWDGSTWGSDKQPRFTLVINHPAALRAMLLAPSELSLGEAYIHGDLDIEGDVESAMELRDYLIQQRVSAHKKWLLTNLLRLLPASTLPKRPPANLSGSIHSKDRDRQAIGYHYDYPPEFYALWLDRHMVYSCAYFAEGKEDLDTAQTRKLDLICRKLRLRRGDRFLDIGCGWGGLVMHAAAHYGVHSVGITISVPQAERARQSIRESGLESRCRVEVCDYRDVAPEQPYDKIASVGMFEHVGRALLPEYFRRAAELLMPGGLFLNHGIATSATYQRIGPSFADRYVFPDGELLPIHDTLRAAETSGFEVRDVESLREHYALTLRHWVRNLENHAEEARRITDETTYRVWRIYMCAAAHRFQKGHLNVYQTLLSKCAGGHSGLPLTREYLLPSDAG
- a CDS encoding DUF3373 family protein, with protein sequence MRRLILAVLVLLITTGLWAQSPPPKADDTTQLRQEVDQLKKTITALEQRLSAQEKSSQQPQSSAKDTVSVPELQANVKDIDERVRETEKKSYADRLNWSGDYRFEAHSIRGNVPSYYDGMNLQNLVVRTLWATAPTAQGGLGMPFDPAMLQAMTPAQFKGFLDGQVATNYGSYQYFSNNLTFNQLKSSMGQFPAAMQQQLMGYLMQAPGVYTPGYKDDTDALFTNRLRLRFNAKVSDNVSVDARLSMYKVFGDSTGVQMFNGQPNTLAIDGATAGVPSGDMVRVERAYFNWTNIGGSNLYFSIGRRPSTGGPPLNFRQDEPRGGTPAGALFDYQYDGMTLGYHLTPKTTLRACYGVGYSSGFGNGNLLKTPADRLKSVHLMGVMSDLYESDSAFVQVLAAHAWNVTDGFNGEIVLPNNPVTGEAIGAPVIMRYTPSANLGGINLFGIVAQKKFGPVDMFVSGNWDSLRPNGTTTPFGGLGSNPFDVPTNKEGHMFYVGLRYSFPQNDGKTKIGFEFNQGSKYWFNFANAEDDIIAPKTQTRGEVYETYLTHRISERFIFKAAFQRYNYTWSGSGWHIGAPQRLDSTPLLGFPTYKDASMVTLGLTTRF